The sequence below is a genomic window from Candidatus Thermoplasmatota archaeon.
GACGCGGTCAGGTCGTCGACCCCTACCGCATCCTCATCATTGCCGTGCTCGTCTCCGCCGTCTCGTTCGCGGGGTTCATCGCGATGCGGGCGCTCGGGAACGCGCGTGGCACGGAGGTCATGGGCCTCCTCGGGGGCCTCGTGAACTCCGAAGCGACGACCGCGAGCCTCGCGACGACGGTGCGCGACCACCCGGCCCTCGCGGGGGCGGCCGCCACGGCCGTGCTCCTCGCGATCGGCACGATGCTCGCGCGCATCCTCGTGATCGCGGGCCTCGCGGACCCCACCTTCGGCGTTCTCCTCGCGATGGCCCCCGCGATCATCGCGATGATGCTCGTCGCGGCCATCTACGCCTACCTTCGGTGGCGCACGAGCGAGGACGCGGCGCCCGAGGGCCCGATCCGTCTCAAGAACCCGTTCGCCGTCGCGCCCGCGCTGCGCTTCGCGGCCCTCTTCGCGCTCCTGGCCGGACTTTCGGAGGCGATCGCCCTCCGCTTCGGGGAGGTCGGCGTCTACGTGACGGCCCTCTCCGGTTTCTTCACGGCGGGGGCGAACGTCGCGAGCCTCGCGACGCTCTACGCGACGGGCAAGATCAGCCTGCAGGTGGCCGCGACGACCGCGATCGCGACCTCCGTCTTCGGGGTCGTGAACAAGTTCGTCGTGCTCCGCACGATGAGCCTCGACCTCCTGAAGCGCGTCGGGACCGCGCTCGCCGCGACGACGGCCGCGGGCGTCGCCGCCCTTGCGGCGCTCGTCGTCCTCGGCGTGTTCTGAGCCTCAGATCTCGCGGATGTCGTGGAGACGCTGGAGGAGCATGCCCTCGAGCCGCACGGGCGGCGTCTTCTTCGCGAGGGCGACGGCCTCGCGGAGCTTGTACTCGCTTTCCGCGTAGATGGTGAGAAGGGGCTCGCCCTGGTCAACCTTGTCGCCGCGCTTGTGGTGCACGAAAAGGCCCGCGCCCTTGTCGCGCGGAGACCCGGTCGCGCGCGCAAGCGCCACGATGGCCTTGTTGTTGATGCCCGCGACGTAGCCGTCGTCGGTCGCGTTGATCGTCTCCTGGAACTTGCCGACGGGAATGTCGCCCTTCGGGACCTTGCCGCCCTGCGCCTCCACGATCTCCGTGAACTTCGCGAGGGCGCGGCCCGACCTCAGGACCTCCTCCGCCCGCGCGTGGCCGAGCCCCCGGCCCACGACGCCGCCCATCTCGAGCGCGATGCCCGCGATTGCGACGGATTTCTCAATGAGCGAGCGGGGCGCGTGATCGAGACCGCGCAGGGCCGCAAGGGCCTCGTTCGCCTCGAGCGCGCAGCCGATGGTCTTGCCGACGGGCTGGCCGCCGTACGTGATCGCGCACTCGACCTCCATGTCGAGGCGGTCGCCGAGCTCCATGAACATGCGGCCGAGCTTCCGCGCGTCGTCGACGGTCGGGAGCTTCGTGCCCTCCCCGGTGGGAAGGTCCATCACGAGCTTGTTCGCGCCGACAGCCTTCTTCTTCGCCATGACGGAGGCGAGAAGCTGCGCCGGGGGATCGAGCGAAAGCGGATGCTCGACGCGGATGATGATGTCGTCCGCGGGCGCGAGGTTCACGCCGCCGCCCCAGCACATGACGCCGCCCGTCTTCTTCGTGATGCGGTAGATCTCCTCCGCGTTCAGGTTCACGGGACCGAAGACCTCCATGACGTCCGCGGTACCGGCGGCGCCCGTGACGGCGCGGCTCGACGTCTTCGGGATGAGCAGCCCCTCGGCCGCGATGATCGGGACGACGAGGAGCGTGATCTTGTTCCCGGGCACGCCGCCGATCGAGTGCTTGTCGAAGACGACCTCGCCGCCGAAATCGATCGTCTCGCCGTATTTCACCATGGACCGCGTGAGGTGCTCGATCTCCTCCATGTCCATGTCGTTGATCTCGAGGGCCGTGACCCATGCGGAGAGCTCGACGTCGGAGAGCGTGCCGTCGACCACGTCGACGATGATCTTGTCGATCTCCTCCTTCGAAAGCTTCGCCTTGTGCATCTTCTTCTTGATCGCGGCGATGGACTGCGGCTTCTCGGCCGGGTAGAGCCGAAGGACGGCGCCGTCCCCGACGTCGAAGCGCGTCTTGAGCTCGAGGAAGACTCCGACCTCGCCGGGTTGCACGACCGAATCCGTGGTGTCGACGAGCGCGGTCACGGTCTCGTCGTTCTGGACGCGCACGCGGTCCCCGGGGTGGACCCCGAGCGCCTCGGCGTCCTCCTTGTGCAGGAGAACCTGATACTTGCCGAGGTCGATGTCGAAGATGCGCGTCTTGAGCTCTCGTCCCATCATGTCAGGCGTTCCTCCGCGATTCGGCGTGCTGATCTGGATGCGTGATGCGGTTCATGGAGAAGTCTCCAAAGGGCGCGCGACGTCCGCGCGCGGTCACGGTTTTCTCGATTGCCATATTCCTGGGTCGTCGAAGGAGATAAACTTTCCACCAACGGGACTCCGTCGGGCCTCGCTCGCGCCGCTCGGCTCCGGCGGCGCAGGCGGTCCCCCGGGGACCTCCCCGCGCCACGCGGCGTCCTCGATCGCCTGCCTCGCGGCGCCCGCGCCCGCGGGAGCGTTGCGCCCGCCGAGCCGGGCGGCGCCGCGCGCGGGGCATCCGTCGGGACCGCGGGGCCCGCGCTCGCCAGGACCGGTGCCGTCGGCGGCGCCGCGGCGCGCCGCTTGCTGACGGTCGGGGTCGCCGCGGTCATGCCGCCGCGGCGTGGCCGCGGGCGTCCATAAGCGTGGTGCCTGGGCGGCGCGCGGCAGGGCGGACGACCGCGCGCCCGGGGGCGGATCCACCGGGCCCGGGACCTCGCGCGCCCGGCGGCGCCGTGCGGGCGGGCCGCGCGAGGCGCAAGGCCCGCGGGGTCGCGGCCCGTCCTTGGGCCAAGGAGCGCAACCCTATATACTCTGGGCGGTCTAACCGCCGCCGAGGACGATCATGGACAACGAGCGCGATCTGACGGTCCACGAGTTCCAGGAGGTCGACCTCCGCGGCGCGACGATCATCGACGGGTTCCCGAGCGTCGGCCTCGTGAGCACGATCACCGCGAACTACCTCATCGACGTGCTCGAGCTCGAGCAGATCGGGATCATGGATTCGAAGTGGTTCCCGACGGTCTCCATCGTCCGCAATGGCGTTCCCCTGTACCCCGTGCGCATCTACGCGGGGAAGGGCGTGTGCGTCTTCATCTCCGAGTTCCAGCCGGCCCCCAAGCTCATCCGGCCCATCGCCGAGGCCATCATGCAGTTCGCGCTCGCGAAGGGCGCGAAGACCGTCATCTCGCCCGAGGGGCTCGTCATCGATTCCGAAGGCGAGAAGGCGGAGGACGAAGTCGGGGTCTACGCGCTCGGGTCCACCGAGGAGACGCGGGCGATGCTGCAGAAGCACGGTCTCGAGCAGTTCGGCAACGGCATCATCACGGGCGTCTCGGGCGTCCTGCTGAACCTCGGGAAGAAGGAGGGCTTCAACGCCATCTCCATCCTCGCCGAAGCGAACCCGAACTACCCCGACGCGCGCGCCGCCGCGAAGGTGATCGAGGTCATCAACGGCCTCCTCGACCAGGTCGACATCGACGTGAAGCCGCTCTACAGCGAGGCGGAGAATATCGAGCGGACCCTCCGCATGATGCAGAAGCAGGCCGCCCCCGCCGCCGCGCCGGACCGCGACTCGGTCCCGCCGATGTACGGCTGACCCGGGAGACGCTTAAGCCGCAAGGCTGCGTTCCCGCCGCGTGGACTACGCGCGCCTCTGCTCGTACTACGACCGGCTCTCCGCGACGCGCGCCCGCCTCGAGCTCACGGGCATCCTCGTCGAGCTCGTGAAGGAGGCCGACGCCGAGGACCTGCCGCGCATCGTGTACCTCACGCAGGGCAAGCTCTACCCCGATTTCGTCGGCGTCGAGCTCGGACTCGCGGAGAAGCTCGTGATCCGGGCGCTCGTCTTCGCGACCGGCCACACGGAGGAGGCCGTCGTCGCGGCCTACCACGCGGCGGGCGACCTCGGGGACGCCGCCGAGAAGCTCCTCGGGGGCGAAGTGAAGGCCGGCAGGAAGACCGCCGCCGCGAAGCGCCAGTCCACGCTCTTCGGATTCTCGGGCCCCGAGGAGGAGACGAGCCGCGAGCCGCTCACCGTCGCGCGCGCCTACGCGGCCTTCGAATCGATCGCGCAATCGACGGGGCCGGGGTCCCAGGAGCGCAAGCTCGCGACCCTCCAGGATCTCCTTCTCGGAACGGAGCCGCGCCAGGCGCGATACCTCGTGCGCACCGTCACCGGCAAGCTCCGGCTCGGCATCGCCGACATGACCCTCCTCGACGCCCTCGCGCAGGCCTACGCGACGAAGGAGGACAAGGCCGCGCTCGAGCGCGCCTACAACGTCTCGAGCGATCTCGGCCTCGTCGCGCGGCGCGTCCGCGAAGGCGGCCTCGACGCCCTCTCGAAGCTCCAGGTCAGGGTG
It includes:
- a CDS encoding DUF4010 domain-containing protein — translated: MEPSFWVGFALSVGLGGLIGLEREHHADARKEVIAGVRTFPLVSLSGYMMAVVGITAGEPLVLAAGVLFITLLAIAFLIVRHRLGVTGLTSPVALVVTFLLGFLVAYNFIQEALVIGVATTFLLLTKERLHGFAFGLDDEEMLGALQFIAVAFIALPLASNLPPEVDALPFVGRGQVVDPYRILIIAVLVSAVSFAGFIAMRALGNARGTEVMGLLGGLVNSEATTASLATTVRDHPALAGAAATAVLLAIGTMLARILVIAGLADPTFGVLLAMAPAIIAMMLVAAIYAYLRWRTSEDAAPEGPIRLKNPFAVAPALRFAALFALLAGLSEAIALRFGEVGVYVTALSGFFTAGANVASLATLYATGKISLQVAATTAIATSVFGVVNKFVVLRTMSLDLLKRVGTALAATTAAGVAALAALVVLGVF
- a CDS encoding AMP phosphorylase; protein product: MMGRELKTRIFDIDLGKYQVLLHKEDAEALGVHPGDRVRVQNDETVTALVDTTDSVVQPGEVGVFLELKTRFDVGDGAVLRLYPAEKPQSIAAIKKKMHKAKLSKEEIDKIIVDVVDGTLSDVELSAWVTALEINDMDMEEIEHLTRSMVKYGETIDFGGEVVFDKHSIGGVPGNKITLLVVPIIAAEGLLIPKTSSRAVTGAAGTADVMEVFGPVNLNAEEIYRITKKTGGVMCWGGGVNLAPADDIIIRVEHPLSLDPPAQLLASVMAKKKAVGANKLVMDLPTGEGTKLPTVDDARKLGRMFMELGDRLDMEVECAITYGGQPVGKTIGCALEANEALAALRGLDHAPRSLIEKSVAIAGIALEMGGVVGRGLGHARAEEVLRSGRALAKFTEIVEAQGGKVPKGDIPVGKFQETINATDDGYVAGINNKAIVALARATGSPRDKGAGLFVHHKRGDKVDQGEPLLTIYAESEYKLREAVALAKKTPPVRLEGMLLQRLHDIREI
- a CDS encoding PAC2 family protein, producing the protein MDNERDLTVHEFQEVDLRGATIIDGFPSVGLVSTITANYLIDVLELEQIGIMDSKWFPTVSIVRNGVPLYPVRIYAGKGVCVFISEFQPAPKLIRPIAEAIMQFALAKGAKTVISPEGLVIDSEGEKAEDEVGVYALGSTEETRAMLQKHGLEQFGNGIITGVSGVLLNLGKKEGFNAISILAEANPNYPDARAAAKVIEVINGLLDQVDIDVKPLYSEAENIERTLRMMQKQAAPAAAPDRDSVPPMYG